The following are from one region of the Falco cherrug isolate bFalChe1 chromosome 19, bFalChe1.pri, whole genome shotgun sequence genome:
- the LOC102054523 gene encoding methanethiol oxidase-like isoform X1 produces MAKCGACGPGYATPLDAMKGPREEIVYLPCIYRNTGIEKPDYLATVDVDPKSPHYCQVIHRLPMPNLKDELHHSGWNACSSCFGDATKKRNCLILPSLISSRIYVVDVGTDSRAPRIRKIVEPVELFWKCNVANPHTSHCLGSGDILISCLGDPAGNGKGGFILLDGETFEVKGNWENGEKVPSLGYDFWYQPRHNVMMSTEWGTPKALADGFNPADIERGHYGCHINVWDWSTRTYIQAIDLGKGSIPLEIRFLHNPAAAEGFVGCALSSAVHRFYKTEKGDWAAEKVIEVPSKKVQGWLLPDMPGLITDILISLDDRFLYFSNWLHGDIRQYDISDTRKPRLVGQVFLGGSITKGGPVTVVEDKELQCQPEPLVIKGKRIPGGPQMIQLSLDGKRLYVTSSLYSGWDKQFYPDLVKEGSVMLQIDVDTEKGGLKVNKNFLVDFGKEPDGPVLAHEIRYPGGDSTSDIWI; encoded by the exons ATGG CAAAATGCGGAGCATGTGGTCCAGGATATGCAACTCCTCTGGATGCCATGAAAG GTCCCCGGGAGGAGATTGTGTATCTGCCCTGTATCTACAGAAACACTGGGATAGAGAAGCCTGACTACCTGGCCACTGTGGACGTTGACCCCAAGTCTCCGCACTATTGTCAG GTGATCCATCGCCTGCCCATGCCGAATCTTAAGGATGAGCTCCATCATTCAGGGTGGaatgcctgcagcagctgctttggggatgccacaaagaaaagaaattgcctGATTCTACCAAGTCTGATCTCTTCTCGAATTTATGTGGTGGATGTGGGAACAGACTCACGAGCTCCTAGAATCCGTAAG ATTGTTGAGCCAGTGGAGTTATTCTGGAAGTGTAACGTGGCTAATCCTCACACCTCTCACTGTCTGGGCAGCGGTGACATCTTAATCAGCTGTTTGGGAGACCCTGCTGGCAATGGAAAAG GTGGCTTTATTTTGCTGGACGGAGAGACCTTTGAAGTGAAAGGAAATTGGGAGAATGGGGAAAAGGTACCCTCCCTGGGTTATGACTTCTGGTATCAGCCACGACATAATGTCATGATGAGCACGGAATGGGGAACCCCAAAAGCCTTGGCAGATGGGTTTAACCCAGCTGATATAGAGAGAG GGCATTATGGCTGCCACATTAATGTGTGGGACTGGAGCACTCGCACCTACATTCAGGCAATCGACTTAGGGAAAGGCTCCATACCTTTGGAAATTCGATTCCTCCACaatccagctgctgcagaagggtTTGTTGGATGTGCTCTGAGTAGTGCAGTGCATCGGTTCTACAAGACAGAG AAAGGAGACTGGGCAGCAGAGAAGGTGATTGAAGTACCCAGCAAGAAGGTGCAAGGATGGCTTCTCCCTGACATGCCTG GTCTTATTACGGATATCCTCATCTCGCTGGACGACAGGTTCCTGTACTTCAGCAACTGGCTGCACGGAGACATCCGCCAGTACGACATCTCTGACACCCGCAAGcccaggctggtggggcag GTGTTTCTGGGAGGCAGCATCACAAAAGGTGGACCTGTAACTGTTGTGGAAGACAAGGAATTGCAGTGTCAGCCAGAGCCACTTGTGATAAAA GGGAAGAGGATACCAGGTGGACCTCAGATGATTCAGCTTAGTTTGGATGGGAAGAGATTATATGTCACCAGCTCTCTCTACAGTGGATGGGACAAGCAGTTCTACCCAGATCTTGTCAA GGAAGGCTCTGTTATGCTGCAGATTGATGTGGATACTGAAAAAGGTGGATTGAAAGTGAATAAAAACTTCCTAGTGGATTTTGGGAAGGAACCTGATGGGCCTGTCCTAGCTCATGAGATTCGTTACCCTGGTGGAGACAGTACTTCTGATATCTGGATATAA
- the LOC102054523 gene encoding methanethiol oxidase-like isoform X3 codes for MKGPREEIVYLPCIYRNTGIEKPDYLATVDVDPKSPHYCQVIHRLPMPNLKDELHHSGWNACSSCFGDATKKRNCLILPSLISSRIYVVDVGTDSRAPRIRKIVEPVELFWKCNVANPHTSHCLGSGDILISCLGDPAGNGKGGFILLDGETFEVKGNWENGEKVPSLGYDFWYQPRHNVMMSTEWGTPKALADGFNPADIERGHYGCHINVWDWSTRTYIQAIDLGKGSIPLEIRFLHNPAAAEGFVGCALSSAVHRFYKTEKGDWAAEKVIEVPSKKVQGWLLPDMPGLITDILISLDDRFLYFSNWLHGDIRQYDISDTRKPRLVGQVFLGGSITKGGPVTVVEDKELQCQPEPLVIKGKRIPGGPQMIQLSLDGKRLYVTSSLYSGWDKQFYPDLVKEGSVMLQIDVDTEKGGLKVNKNFLVDFGKEPDGPVLAHEIRYPGGDSTSDIWI; via the exons ATGAAAG GTCCCCGGGAGGAGATTGTGTATCTGCCCTGTATCTACAGAAACACTGGGATAGAGAAGCCTGACTACCTGGCCACTGTGGACGTTGACCCCAAGTCTCCGCACTATTGTCAG GTGATCCATCGCCTGCCCATGCCGAATCTTAAGGATGAGCTCCATCATTCAGGGTGGaatgcctgcagcagctgctttggggatgccacaaagaaaagaaattgcctGATTCTACCAAGTCTGATCTCTTCTCGAATTTATGTGGTGGATGTGGGAACAGACTCACGAGCTCCTAGAATCCGTAAG ATTGTTGAGCCAGTGGAGTTATTCTGGAAGTGTAACGTGGCTAATCCTCACACCTCTCACTGTCTGGGCAGCGGTGACATCTTAATCAGCTGTTTGGGAGACCCTGCTGGCAATGGAAAAG GTGGCTTTATTTTGCTGGACGGAGAGACCTTTGAAGTGAAAGGAAATTGGGAGAATGGGGAAAAGGTACCCTCCCTGGGTTATGACTTCTGGTATCAGCCACGACATAATGTCATGATGAGCACGGAATGGGGAACCCCAAAAGCCTTGGCAGATGGGTTTAACCCAGCTGATATAGAGAGAG GGCATTATGGCTGCCACATTAATGTGTGGGACTGGAGCACTCGCACCTACATTCAGGCAATCGACTTAGGGAAAGGCTCCATACCTTTGGAAATTCGATTCCTCCACaatccagctgctgcagaagggtTTGTTGGATGTGCTCTGAGTAGTGCAGTGCATCGGTTCTACAAGACAGAG AAAGGAGACTGGGCAGCAGAGAAGGTGATTGAAGTACCCAGCAAGAAGGTGCAAGGATGGCTTCTCCCTGACATGCCTG GTCTTATTACGGATATCCTCATCTCGCTGGACGACAGGTTCCTGTACTTCAGCAACTGGCTGCACGGAGACATCCGCCAGTACGACATCTCTGACACCCGCAAGcccaggctggtggggcag GTGTTTCTGGGAGGCAGCATCACAAAAGGTGGACCTGTAACTGTTGTGGAAGACAAGGAATTGCAGTGTCAGCCAGAGCCACTTGTGATAAAA GGGAAGAGGATACCAGGTGGACCTCAGATGATTCAGCTTAGTTTGGATGGGAAGAGATTATATGTCACCAGCTCTCTCTACAGTGGATGGGACAAGCAGTTCTACCCAGATCTTGTCAA GGAAGGCTCTGTTATGCTGCAGATTGATGTGGATACTGAAAAAGGTGGATTGAAAGTGAATAAAAACTTCCTAGTGGATTTTGGGAAGGAACCTGATGGGCCTGTCCTAGCTCATGAGATTCGTTACCCTGGTGGAGACAGTACTTCTGATATCTGGATATAA
- the LOC102054523 gene encoding methanethiol oxidase-like isoform X2 has protein sequence MAKCGACGPGYATPLDAMKGPREEIVYLPCIYRNTGIEKPDYLATVDVDPKSPHYCQVIHRLPMPNLKDELHHSGWNACSSCFGDATKKRNCLILPSLISSRIYVVDVGTDSRAPRIRKIVEPVELFWKCNVANPHTSHCLGSGDILISCLGDPAGNGKGGFILLDGETFEVKGNWENGEKVPSLGYDFWYQPRHNVMMSTEWGTPKALADGFNPADIERGHYGCHINVWDWSTRTYIQAIDLGKGSIPLEIRFLHNPAAAEGFVGCALSSAVHRFYKTEKGDWAAEKVIEVPSKKVQGWLLPDMPDILISLDDRFLYFSNWLHGDIRQYDISDTRKPRLVGQVFLGGSITKGGPVTVVEDKELQCQPEPLVIKGKRIPGGPQMIQLSLDGKRLYVTSSLYSGWDKQFYPDLVKEGSVMLQIDVDTEKGGLKVNKNFLVDFGKEPDGPVLAHEIRYPGGDSTSDIWI, from the exons ATGG CAAAATGCGGAGCATGTGGTCCAGGATATGCAACTCCTCTGGATGCCATGAAAG GTCCCCGGGAGGAGATTGTGTATCTGCCCTGTATCTACAGAAACACTGGGATAGAGAAGCCTGACTACCTGGCCACTGTGGACGTTGACCCCAAGTCTCCGCACTATTGTCAG GTGATCCATCGCCTGCCCATGCCGAATCTTAAGGATGAGCTCCATCATTCAGGGTGGaatgcctgcagcagctgctttggggatgccacaaagaaaagaaattgcctGATTCTACCAAGTCTGATCTCTTCTCGAATTTATGTGGTGGATGTGGGAACAGACTCACGAGCTCCTAGAATCCGTAAG ATTGTTGAGCCAGTGGAGTTATTCTGGAAGTGTAACGTGGCTAATCCTCACACCTCTCACTGTCTGGGCAGCGGTGACATCTTAATCAGCTGTTTGGGAGACCCTGCTGGCAATGGAAAAG GTGGCTTTATTTTGCTGGACGGAGAGACCTTTGAAGTGAAAGGAAATTGGGAGAATGGGGAAAAGGTACCCTCCCTGGGTTATGACTTCTGGTATCAGCCACGACATAATGTCATGATGAGCACGGAATGGGGAACCCCAAAAGCCTTGGCAGATGGGTTTAACCCAGCTGATATAGAGAGAG GGCATTATGGCTGCCACATTAATGTGTGGGACTGGAGCACTCGCACCTACATTCAGGCAATCGACTTAGGGAAAGGCTCCATACCTTTGGAAATTCGATTCCTCCACaatccagctgctgcagaagggtTTGTTGGATGTGCTCTGAGTAGTGCAGTGCATCGGTTCTACAAGACAGAG AAAGGAGACTGGGCAGCAGAGAAGGTGATTGAAGTACCCAGCAAGAAGGTGCAAGGATGGCTTCTCCCTGACATGCCT GATATCCTCATCTCGCTGGACGACAGGTTCCTGTACTTCAGCAACTGGCTGCACGGAGACATCCGCCAGTACGACATCTCTGACACCCGCAAGcccaggctggtggggcag GTGTTTCTGGGAGGCAGCATCACAAAAGGTGGACCTGTAACTGTTGTGGAAGACAAGGAATTGCAGTGTCAGCCAGAGCCACTTGTGATAAAA GGGAAGAGGATACCAGGTGGACCTCAGATGATTCAGCTTAGTTTGGATGGGAAGAGATTATATGTCACCAGCTCTCTCTACAGTGGATGGGACAAGCAGTTCTACCCAGATCTTGTCAA GGAAGGCTCTGTTATGCTGCAGATTGATGTGGATACTGAAAAAGGTGGATTGAAAGTGAATAAAAACTTCCTAGTGGATTTTGGGAAGGAACCTGATGGGCCTGTCCTAGCTCATGAGATTCGTTACCCTGGTGGAGACAGTACTTCTGATATCTGGATATAA